From Arcobacter sp. CECT 8986, one genomic window encodes:
- a CDS encoding tetratricopeptide repeat protein, with the protein MSLKENVDFVKNELDSEEKFLESFVKLERFYKKYKLLLIVLLVVIIAAVIGLNVKNYFDSQNKIKANIAFEEVLKDFDNKDALKTLEDTNKKLYEVALYLKAKDEGKTADVDVMFFDTLSKYKKALEDKNLSQLNDVSMQRDFLLKEFALFNKALLEATNGKYSDAKATLKLIPKESKVYELVKILNHYLLTK; encoded by the coding sequence ATGAGTTTAAAAGAAAATGTTGATTTTGTAAAAAATGAATTAGATAGTGAAGAAAAATTTCTTGAAAGTTTTGTAAAATTAGAAAGATTTTACAAAAAATATAAACTACTATTAATCGTACTTCTTGTAGTAATTATTGCTGCAGTTATTGGACTTAACGTTAAAAATTATTTTGATAGTCAAAATAAAATAAAAGCAAATATAGCATTTGAAGAAGTGTTAAAAGACTTCGATAATAAAGATGCTTTAAAAACATTAGAAGATACAAACAAAAAACTTTATGAAGTTGCTTTATATTTAAAAGCAAAAGATGAAGGTAAAACTGCTGATGTTGATGTTATGTTTTTTGATACTTTATCAAAATATAAAAAAGCTCTTGAAGATAAAAATTTATCTCAATTAAATGATGTATCAATGCAAAGAGACTTTTTACTAAAAGAGTTTGCTCTATTTAATAAAGCATTATTAGAAGCAACAAATGGTAAATATAGTGATGCAAAAGCAACTTTAAAACTTATTCCAAAAGAATCAAAAGTTTATGAACTAGTGAAAATTTTAAATCACTACTTACTTACAAAATAG
- a CDS encoding lysophospholipid acyltransferase family protein encodes MARIRALLVVIQFSITVAITIFFMYTFRNHTHKVIKIWMKFQVFFLGIKIQEVGKLDESCDMLLLNHQSILDIIVMEYIHSRDLAWVAKKEITDLPFFGHIIKAPRMISIDRENKAGLIKLLKESKDRLSKGRPIAIFPEGTRTDGKKLLKFKSGAKIIANKLNLKVQPAVLFNTKNILDSQKLTCKPGIVKIIYLEPVQASKDTNWFEETENKMREVIEQESKKNEL; translated from the coding sequence TTGGCAAGAATTAGAGCTTTATTAGTAGTAATTCAATTTTCAATTACTGTTGCAATTACTATATTTTTTATGTATACATTTAGAAATCATACACACAAAGTAATAAAAATTTGGATGAAATTTCAAGTATTTTTTTTAGGAATTAAAATTCAAGAAGTTGGTAAACTTGATGAAAGTTGCGATATGCTTCTTTTAAATCATCAAAGTATACTTGATATAATCGTAATGGAGTATATTCATTCACGAGATTTAGCATGGGTTGCTAAAAAAGAGATAACTGATTTACCTTTTTTTGGTCATATTATTAAAGCTCCTAGAATGATATCTATTGATAGAGAGAATAAAGCAGGTCTAATAAAACTATTAAAAGAATCAAAAGATAGATTATCAAAAGGAAGACCAATTGCAATTTTCCCTGAAGGAACAAGAACTGATGGTAAAAAACTTTTAAAATTTAAATCAGGTGCAAAAATAATTGCAAATAAACTTAATTTAAAAGTACAACCAGCTGTTTTATTTAATACAAAAAATATATTAGACTCTCAAAAACTTACATGTAAACCAGGTATTGTAAAAATAATTTACTTAGAGCCTGTACAAGCTTCAAAAGATACTAATTGGTTTGAAGAAACAGAAAATAAAATGAGAGAAGTAATAGAGCAAGAGAGCAAAAAAAATGAGCTTTAA
- a CDS encoding MlaE family ABC transporter permease: MQSFDFKPILYNETLKITLYGTLNKSTLPQLISYLEKTKYIFLELNLEHLEKIDSISTIYLISLDKINIINKDKFLKQIKYYKKYYTSNKDLKKRGSLNFFEKIGKSTYEKIIELNQFIYFFGKLIYFFIYTLINPKKIRFKEMLKSIETSAISALGIIALTSFLVGIVIAYQGAVQLEKFGANIYIVEMICITMFREIAPLVTAIVIAGRTASSYTAQIGAMQITEEVDAMKTMGFEPTVFLTLPRVFALFISLPLLVFFADAIGVLSGMIVAFFDLKITFYEFVSRMYQEVELKHFLIGVIKSSFFGIVIAIIGCYRGFQVKSNTTSIGKYTTISVVNAIFTVIALNAIFSVILTESGI; encoded by the coding sequence TTGCAAAGTTTTGATTTTAAACCAATTTTATATAATGAAACTTTAAAAATCACTCTATATGGAACTTTAAATAAAAGTACTCTGCCTCAACTTATAAGTTATCTTGAAAAAACTAAATATATTTTTTTAGAATTAAACTTAGAACACCTAGAAAAAATCGATTCAATTTCAACAATATATTTAATATCTTTAGACAAAATCAATATAATAAATAAAGATAAATTTCTTAAACAAATTAAATATTACAAAAAATATTATACTTCAAATAAAGATTTAAAAAAAAGAGGTTCTCTTAATTTTTTTGAAAAAATTGGTAAATCTACATATGAAAAGATTATTGAATTAAATCAATTTATATACTTTTTTGGAAAATTAATCTATTTTTTCATCTATACACTAATAAATCCTAAAAAAATAAGATTTAAAGAGATGCTAAAATCAATAGAGACTTCTGCAATTAGTGCATTAGGAATAATTGCATTAACGTCATTTTTAGTTGGAATTGTTATAGCATATCAAGGAGCAGTACAATTAGAAAAATTTGGTGCAAATATATATATTGTAGAAATGATTTGTATCACAATGTTTAGAGAGATTGCTCCACTAGTTACAGCAATTGTAATAGCAGGTAGAACAGCAAGTTCATATACAGCACAAATTGGAGCTATGCAAATTACAGAAGAAGTTGATGCTATGAAAACTATGGGATTTGAACCTACTGTTTTTTTAACATTACCAAGAGTCTTTGCACTTTTTATATCTTTGCCTCTTCTTGTTTTTTTTGCAGATGCAATTGGTGTTTTATCAGGAATGATTGTTGCTTTTTTTGATTTAAAGATTACTTTTTATGAATTTGTAAGTAGAATGTATCAAGAAGTTGAACTAAAGCATTTTCTAATAGGAGTAATTAAATCATCATTTTTTGGAATTGTTATTGCAATTATTGGATGTTATAGAGGTTTTCAAGTTAAAAGTAACACAACAAGTATTGGGAAATATACAACTATTAGTGTTGTAAATGCAATTTTTACAGTTATTGCATTAAATGCAATTTTCTCAGTAATTTTAACAGAGAGTGGAATATAA
- the purQ gene encoding phosphoribosylformylglycinamidine synthase I, whose protein sequence is MNVTVLQFPGTNCEYDTKYAFEKLGCNVTILWHKETKLPEDTELLVIPGGFSYGDYLRSGAIARFANIMDSVQEYAKNGGRVLGICNGFQILLEAGLLPGAMKRNSSLNFISKYNHLKVINNDNCFLQKLNLGEVVNIPVAHHDGNYFIDNDGLKQLEENNQILLKYCNKEGEIENLNGSVAQIAGICNKEKNVFGLMPHPERAIEDLLGCDDGVKMLQGFLK, encoded by the coding sequence ATGAATGTAACAGTATTACAATTTCCAGGTACAAACTGTGAATATGATACAAAATATGCTTTTGAAAAGTTAGGTTGTAACGTAACTATTCTTTGGCATAAAGAGACAAAATTACCTGAAGATACAGAATTATTAGTTATTCCTGGTGGATTTTCATATGGAGATTATTTAAGAAGTGGTGCAATTGCTAGATTTGCGAATATTATGGACTCTGTTCAAGAATATGCAAAAAATGGCGGAAGAGTATTAGGTATTTGTAATGGATTCCAAATTCTTTTAGAAGCAGGTCTTTTACCTGGAGCTATGAAAAGAAATTCATCATTAAATTTTATTTCTAAATATAATCATTTAAAAGTAATCAATAACGATAACTGTTTTTTACAAAAACTAAATTTAGGTGAAGTCGTAAATATTCCAGTTGCACATCATGATGGTAACTATTTTATTGATAATGATGGATTAAAACAATTAGAAGAGAATAATCAAATACTTTTAAAATATTGTAATAAAGAAGGTGAAATTGAGAATTTAAATGGTTCAGTTGCTCAAATCGCTGGAATTTGCAATAAAGAGAAAAATGTATTTGGTTTAATGCCTCATCCTGAAAGAGCTATTGAAGATTTATTAGGTTGTGATGATGGTGTTAAAATGCTACAAGGATTCTTAAAATAA
- a CDS encoding Sec-independent protein translocase subunit TatA/TatB produces the protein MGMPGGMEWVLIALVILLLFGGKKIPELAKGLGSGIKNFKKAVKDDDETVAEDKKDEIEKKAESSTETKKEENKTV, from the coding sequence ATGGGTATGCCAGGTGGAATGGAATGGGTATTAATCGCATTAGTAATTTTATTATTATTTGGTGGTAAGAAAATCCCTGAGCTTGCTAAAGGATTAGGAAGTGGAATTAAAAACTTTAAAAAAGCAGTTAAAGACGACGATGAAACTGTAGCTGAAGATAAAAAAGATGAAATAGAGAAAAAAGCTGAATCTTCAACAGAAACTAAAAAAGAAGAAAATAAAACAGTATAA
- the crcB gene encoding fluoride efflux transporter CrcB: MSFNIQTILAIGCGGFLGALLRAYAIHIVNKHIPLEFPLGVLAVNVVGSFAMGIIFAIFAHYSLSGNLKVFLTTGFLGALTTYSTFAIETYFLFETSLFIALANIVLNVTGTILAAALGYKLLQFLLVNH; this comes from the coding sequence ATGAGCTTTAATATACAAACAATTCTAGCAATTGGTTGTGGCGGATTTTTAGGTGCACTTCTTAGAGCTTATGCAATTCATATTGTAAATAAACATATACCGTTAGAATTCCCATTGGGAGTATTAGCTGTAAATGTGGTTGGTAGTTTTGCAATGGGAATAATCTTTGCAATATTTGCACACTATTCATTAAGTGGGAATTTAAAAGTATTTTTAACAACAGGGTTTTTAGGAGCTTTGACTACTTATTCTACTTTTGCTATTGAAACATACTTTTTATTTGAGACATCTTTATTTATAGCTCTTGCAAATATAGTTCTCAATGTTACTGGAACTATACTTGCTGCAGCTTTAGGATACAAACTTTTACAGTTCTTATTAGTTAATCATTAA
- a CDS encoding phosphoribosylaminoimidazolesuccinocarboxamide synthase — MKISEIVALGLWPETKKTTTKKGIKELEDLGYNLFYIGKNADLYTCPGEDAKVLLVRSDRCSVFDIPLNLQIETKGILQTAISNHGAEFAKKEGIRTAILSETVDQSLSVAPRCQLMELCKALEAEIDGETVQFELIFRNYLTGSLYEACQNGKDPYGLNLSSDLKQWHKFETPIFTPTTKGVKDIPLNSSKVREVFPEIVSSLEKLFKDFTAYADENGIIVVDTKLEVFVNSKGEWVLGDEVLTPESSRFISKENFENQEYISMDKQILRNFAKENNWKEKAKDLKPGEKLDVEVPTSIKNKILEGYTTILDRLK; from the coding sequence ATGAAAATAAGTGAAATTGTAGCACTTGGTCTTTGGCCAGAGACAAAAAAAACTACAACTAAAAAAGGTATAAAAGAGTTAGAAGATTTAGGATACAATTTATTTTATATAGGTAAAAATGCAGACCTTTATACTTGTCCAGGTGAAGATGCAAAAGTATTATTAGTAAGAAGTGATAGATGTTCAGTATTTGATATTCCTTTAAATCTTCAAATTGAAACAAAAGGTATTTTACAAACTGCTATTTCTAATCATGGTGCTGAGTTTGCTAAAAAAGAGGGAATTAGAACTGCAATTTTAAGTGAAACAGTAGACCAAAGCTTATCTGTTGCTCCAAGATGTCAACTAATGGAATTATGTAAAGCACTAGAAGCGGAAATTGATGGTGAAACAGTTCAATTTGAATTAATTTTTAGAAACTATTTAACAGGTTCTTTATATGAAGCTTGTCAAAATGGAAAAGATCCTTATGGTTTAAATTTATCATCTGATTTAAAACAATGGCATAAATTTGAAACACCAATTTTTACTCCAACAACAAAAGGTGTAAAAGATATTCCATTAAACTCTTCAAAAGTAAGAGAAGTATTCCCTGAAATTGTATCAAGTTTAGAAAAATTATTTAAAGATTTTACAGCTTATGCTGATGAAAATGGAATTATTGTAGTAGATACTAAACTTGAAGTATTTGTTAACTCTAAAGGTGAATGGGTACTTGGAGATGAAGTATTAACTCCAGAAAGTTCAAGATTTATCTCTAAAGAGAATTTTGAAAATCAAGAATATATCTCTATGGATAAACAAATTCTTAGAAATTTTGCTAAAGAAAATAACTGGAAAGAAAAAGCAAAAGATTTAAAACCAGGTGAAAAACTTGATGTAGAAGTTCCTACTTCTATTAAAAATAAAATTTTAGAAGGGTATACAACTATTTTAGATAGATTAAAATAG
- a CDS encoding S41 family peptidase, translating into MKKFLLASSIALIFSQVAFSNEQKEELPQSRFESLTKLTQVIGTVEKYYVDDIKLEAIVNKAIKGLMEELDAHSTFLDKKSTKEMSIQTNGEFGGLGITVGMRDGALTIISPIDGTPAYKAGVKAGDIILKIDNKSTLNMTLDEAVGLMRGKPKTKIDLTVVRKGENKPLKITITRDIIKIDSVFVKTINKDLLYLRITSFDKNVTKSLIDGLKEHKNIKGIILDLRNNPGGLLTQAIGTVDLFVNSGVIVSQKGRDVTDEEKFYAKSSTTLTDAPMVVLVNGGSASASEIVSGALQDHKRAVIVGEKTFGKGSVQAVLPIVKDRSENIKLTIAKYYLPSGRTIQAKGITPDITSYPGKAVADDDSQFQIKEADLKKHLKGELEKVDGINKKDDKKSKDKMVITNEDIANDNQLNSAINILKSLIIMNK; encoded by the coding sequence ATGAAGAAATTTCTATTAGCTTCTTCAATTGCTCTTATTTTTTCACAAGTTGCATTTTCTAATGAGCAAAAAGAGGAGTTACCGCAAAGTAGATTTGAATCATTAACAAAATTAACACAAGTTATAGGTACTGTTGAAAAGTACTATGTTGATGATATAAAGCTTGAGGCGATTGTTAATAAAGCAATCAAAGGTTTGATGGAAGAATTAGATGCTCATTCAACTTTTTTAGATAAAAAATCTACAAAAGAGATGTCAATTCAAACTAATGGAGAATTTGGTGGTTTAGGTATCACTGTTGGTATGCGTGATGGGGCACTAACAATTATCTCTCCAATCGATGGTACACCTGCTTATAAAGCTGGAGTAAAAGCCGGAGATATTATTCTAAAAATCGATAACAAATCAACACTAAACATGACTCTTGATGAAGCAGTTGGTCTAATGAGAGGGAAACCTAAGACTAAAATAGATTTAACTGTAGTAAGAAAAGGCGAAAATAAACCTTTAAAGATTACTATTACTAGAGATATTATAAAAATTGATTCTGTTTTTGTAAAAACTATAAATAAAGATTTATTATATTTAAGAATTACAAGTTTTGATAAAAATGTTACTAAAAGTTTAATAGATGGATTAAAAGAACATAAAAATATTAAAGGTATTATTTTAGATTTACGTAATAATCCGGGTGGTCTTTTAACACAAGCAATTGGCACTGTTGATTTATTTGTTAACTCAGGTGTTATTGTTTCTCAAAAAGGAAGAGATGTAACGGATGAAGAAAAATTTTATGCAAAAAGTTCAACTACATTAACTGATGCACCAATGGTTGTATTAGTAAATGGTGGTTCCGCATCTGCTTCAGAAATTGTAAGTGGTGCATTACAAGACCATAAACGTGCAGTTATTGTGGGTGAAAAAACTTTTGGTAAAGGTTCAGTTCAAGCAGTATTACCAATTGTAAAAGATAGAAGCGAAAATATTAAATTAACAATTGCAAAATACTATTTACCAAGTGGAAGAACTATTCAAGCAAAAGGAATTACTCCAGATATTACTTCGTATCCTGGAAAAGCTGTAGCTGATGATGATAGTCAATTCCAAATCAAAGAAGCAGACTTAAAAAAACATTTAAAGGGAGAATTAGAAAAGGTTGATGGCATAAATAAAAAAGATGATAAAAAATCTAAAGATAAAATGGTTATAACAAATGAGGATATTGCTAATGACAATCAACTAAATTCGGCAATAAATATTTTAAAAAGTTTAATAATTATGAATAAATGA
- the purS gene encoding phosphoribosylformylglycinamidine synthase subunit PurS, translating into MKAIVNVALKQGVLDDQGKATHHALDTLGFKEIVKDVRIGKQIILELNSDNEKDAKTEVTNMCEKLLANTVIEDYSIEIIG; encoded by the coding sequence ATGAAAGCAATTGTAAATGTAGCATTAAAACAAGGTGTTTTGGACGATCAAGGTAAAGCAACTCATCATGCATTAGATACATTAGGGTTTAAAGAAATTGTTAAAGATGTAAGAATTGGTAAACAAATTATTTTAGAACTTAATTCAGATAATGAAAAAGATGCTAAAACTGAAGTAACAAACATGTGTGAAAAACTTCTTGCTAATACTGTAATTGAAGATTATAGTATCGAAATTATAGGTTAA
- the rsfS gene encoding ribosome silencing factor, producing the protein MNERIERIKTILDDKKAENIEVIDLNGKDYIVDYVVIATTLNSKHAFSLLNYLKTDLKPLGEEFLRVDDNEDWTIIDLGDVFIHLMSESHREKYNLEEFLEELGEHKA; encoded by the coding sequence TTGAACGAAAGAATTGAAAGAATTAAAACTATTCTTGATGACAAAAAAGCAGAAAATATTGAAGTAATTGACTTAAATGGAAAAGATTACATTGTTGATTATGTAGTAATTGCAACTACATTAAACTCAAAACATGCATTTTCTCTTTTAAATTATTTAAAAACTGATTTAAAACCACTTGGTGAAGAGTTTTTAAGAGTTGATGATAATGAAGACTGGACAATTATTGATTTAGGTGATGTTTTTATTCACTTAATGAGCGAATCTCATAGAGAAAAATATAATCTTGAAGAGTTTTTAGAAGAGTTGGGAGAACACAAAGCTTAA
- a CDS encoding ABC transporter ATP-binding protein, which produces MSIIKIENLTTKFENRTIHDNISFEINEGEIFGILGGSGSGKTTLVKQIVMLQKIQKGKILFLNKDVSNLSLEESLNLKNDFSYLFQFGALFSFLNVLENIEVMLKEYTNLPNDLIEKVALTNLKLVGLKEEHALLYPSELSGGMKKRVALARAIAIEPKVLFLDEPTSGLDPASAEQFNELVSNLKEMLNLTIIIITHDLSTIRHTLDRFIILKDTKIAFEGNIQMALDKNDEFLEDFLTIKKDNNGH; this is translated from the coding sequence ATGAGTATAATAAAAATAGAAAATTTAACCACAAAATTTGAAAATAGAACTATTCATGATAATATATCTTTTGAAATAAATGAAGGTGAAATATTTGGTATTTTAGGTGGAAGTGGTTCTGGTAAAACAACTTTAGTAAAACAAATAGTAATGCTTCAAAAAATACAAAAAGGTAAGATTCTATTTTTAAATAAAGATGTATCAAATTTATCATTAGAAGAATCACTAAATCTAAAAAATGATTTTTCATATCTTTTTCAATTTGGAGCACTTTTTTCATTTTTAAATGTATTAGAAAATATTGAAGTAATGTTAAAAGAGTATACAAATCTGCCAAATGACTTAATAGAAAAAGTTGCATTAACAAATTTAAAACTAGTAGGATTAAAAGAAGAACATGCACTTTTATATCCTTCTGAATTAAGTGGTGGAATGAAAAAAAGAGTTGCTTTAGCAAGAGCAATAGCAATTGAACCAAAAGTATTATTTTTAGATGAACCTACAAGTGGACTTGACCCAGCAAGTGCAGAACAATTCAATGAACTTGTATCAAATTTAAAAGAGATGTTAAATTTAACTATTATAATAATTACACACGATTTAAGTACTATTAGACACACTCTTGATAGATTTATTATATTAAAAGATACAAAAATTGCATTCGAAGGAAATATTCAAATGGCTTTAGATAAAAATGATGAATTTTTGGAAGATTTTTTAACAATAAAAAAGGATAATAATGGACACTAA
- the nadD gene encoding nicotinate (nicotinamide) nucleotide adenylyltransferase, producing the protein MRIAVFGGSFDPPHIAHEKIVNIALEELNIDKIFIVPTYLNPFKDDFHLKPEKRFSLLSKLFENNSKVVICDYEINQKRKVPSFETIQFLKHQYELSKIYFIIGTDNYNSLSKWYKYDELKNEVEFVIAKRIGFLNENLDKIKTLNVEIDISSTNLRNSIDLEFIPKKIKDDVKSLYKTK; encoded by the coding sequence GTGCGTATAGCAGTATTTGGAGGAAGTTTTGACCCACCACATATTGCACATGAAAAGATTGTTAATATTGCATTAGAAGAATTAAATATTGATAAAATCTTTATTGTGCCAACTTATCTTAACCCTTTTAAAGATGATTTTCATTTGAAACCTGAAAAAAGATTTTCTCTTTTGTCTAAGCTATTTGAAAATAATAGTAAAGTAGTTATATGTGATTATGAAATTAATCAAAAAAGAAAAGTTCCTTCTTTTGAAACTATTCAATTTCTAAAACATCAATATGAATTATCAAAAATTTATTTTATTATCGGTACAGATAATTATAATAGTTTATCTAAGTGGTATAAATATGATGAATTAAAAAATGAAGTTGAATTTGTTATTGCAAAAAGAATAGGTTTTTTAAATGAAAATTTGGATAAGATAAAAACTTTAAACGTTGAAATAGATATAAGTTCAACAAATTTGAGGAACTCTATTGATTTAGAGTTTATTCCTAAAAAAATAAAAGATGATGTTAAATCATTGTACAAAACAAAATAA
- the argS gene encoding arginine--tRNA ligase, translating to MQRIVKKYIEEILEKEIVLEKPKDMSLGHFATPVAFSLAKELRKSPMIIAQDLASKFENSEMFEKVEAVKGFINFKLSNSFLQTLCEESLSLGDDFAKGENKNEKILLEYVSANPTGPLHIGHARGAIAGDTLARVGRHLGFDITTEYYVNDAGAQMDLLGLSLALAGQESILKQEVQYPEKYYRGDYLFDIAKDVEKEFGKEIFNDESKHKELALFAKDKVLDIIKKDMADIGIEFDNYVSEKSLYSSWDETKSVLEKNGSLYDKDEKVWIKSTEFGDDVDRVVVRDNGIPTYLAGDIIYHKNKYDRKYDKYINIWGADHHGYITRVRAAIEFLGYDSKKLEVLLSQMVQLLKGGEPYKMSKRAGNVILMSDISNEIGSDALRFVFLTKKSDTHLEFDLDILKNQDSSNPIFYINYAYARINQVFKKAQLNFDDVASESFENLNQDALNLVYESLLFPSILEEAFSKRDMQKITDYLHSIAASVHRFYNEHKIIDSDEQNQYLKALSLVALTIKVALHLLGIEAKEIM from the coding sequence TTGCAAAGAATAGTAAAAAAATATATAGAAGAAATTTTAGAAAAAGAAATAGTATTAGAAAAACCTAAAGATATGTCTTTAGGTCATTTCGCAACGCCTGTAGCATTCTCATTAGCTAAAGAGTTGAGAAAGTCTCCTATGATTATTGCACAGGATTTAGCTTCAAAATTTGAAAATAGTGAGATGTTTGAAAAAGTAGAAGCTGTTAAAGGTTTTATAAACTTTAAATTATCTAACTCTTTTTTACAAACTTTATGTGAAGAGTCATTATCTTTAGGTGATGATTTTGCAAAAGGTGAAAATAAAAATGAAAAGATATTATTAGAGTACGTAAGTGCAAATCCTACTGGTCCTTTACATATTGGACATGCAAGAGGAGCAATTGCAGGAGATACTTTAGCAAGAGTAGGTAGACATCTAGGTTTTGATATCACTACTGAATACTATGTAAATGATGCTGGTGCACAAATGGATCTATTAGGTTTATCTTTAGCATTAGCAGGTCAAGAATCTATTTTAAAACAAGAAGTTCAATATCCAGAGAAATATTATAGAGGTGATTATCTTTTTGATATTGCAAAAGATGTTGAAAAAGAGTTTGGAAAAGAGATTTTTAATGATGAGAGTAAACATAAAGAATTAGCATTATTTGCAAAAGATAAAGTTCTTGATATTATCAAAAAAGATATGGCTGATATAGGTATTGAATTTGACAACTATGTTAGTGAAAAATCTTTATATTCATCTTGGGATGAAACTAAAAGTGTACTAGAGAAAAATGGTTCACTATATGATAAAGATGAAAAAGTTTGGATTAAATCAACTGAATTTGGGGATGATGTAGATAGAGTTGTTGTAAGAGACAATGGAATTCCTACATATTTAGCTGGGGATATTATTTATCATAAAAATAAATATGATAGAAAATATGATAAATATATAAATATTTGGGGTGCAGACCACCATGGATATATCACAAGAGTTAGAGCAGCTATTGAATTTTTAGGATATGATTCTAAAAAATTAGAAGTTTTACTTTCTCAAATGGTTCAATTACTAAAAGGTGGAGAACCATATAAAATGAGTAAAAGAGCTGGAAATGTTATTTTAATGAGTGATATTTCAAATGAAATTGGTTCTGATGCATTAAGATTTGTATTTTTAACTAAAAAAAGTGATACTCATTTAGAGTTTGATTTAGATATCTTAAAAAATCAAGATAGTTCAAATCCAATATTTTATATTAATTATGCATATGCAAGAATCAATCAAGTATTTAAAAAAGCGCAATTAAATTTTGATGATGTTGCTAGTGAGAGTTTTGAAAACTTAAATCAAGATGCTTTAAATCTTGTTTATGAATCTTTACTTTTCCCATCAATTTTAGAAGAGGCATTCTCAAAAAGAGATATGCAAAAAATAACTGATTATTTACATTCAATTGCAGCTTCAGTTCATAGATTTTATAATGAACATAAAATTATTGATTCAGATGAACAAAATCAATATTTAAAAGCTTTAAGTTTAGTTGCATTGACAATAAAAGTAGCATTGCACCTATTAGGAATAGAGGCTAAGGAGATTATGTAA
- a CDS encoding helix-turn-helix domain-containing protein — MEIYERINQILKEKKMTKKEFAARLLAINPKVNRLGEAPSVSSIYAYLNGTSSIKADFIPFIAEALNVAEQELFEDNSNNRNRYLKYILKDLSKNELELIKNRIEDLCHWEEAMTEQVEKIYTYKTNKDKIDELISLLPYMPDALYDNVVKKVREIKEFTDTY, encoded by the coding sequence ATGGAGATTTACGAAAGAATAAATCAAATATTAAAAGAGAAGAAAATGACAAAAAAAGAGTTTGCAGCAAGACTCTTAGCAATCAATCCCAAGGTAAATAGATTAGGAGAAGCACCGTCAGTTTCATCAATTTATGCATATTTAAATGGTACATCATCAATAAAAGCTGATTTTATTCCTTTTATTGCAGAAGCATTAAATGTTGCAGAACAAGAATTATTTGAAGATAACTCAAATAATAGAAATAGATATTTAAAGTATATATTAAAAGATTTATCAAAAAATGAGCTAGAATTAATTAAAAATAGAATAGAAGACTTATGTCATTGGGAAGAAGCAATGACAGAACAAGTAGAGAAAATATATACTTATAAAACAAACAAAGACAAAATTGATGAACTAATTTCTCTATTACCATATATGCCAGATGCACTATATGATAATGTAGTAAAAAAAGTTAGAGAGATAAAAGAGTTTACAGATACTTATTAA